The following proteins come from a genomic window of Vidua chalybeata isolate OUT-0048 chromosome 2, bVidCha1 merged haplotype, whole genome shotgun sequence:
- the LOC128784464 gene encoding splicing factor, proline- and glutamine-rich-like, producing the protein MVDALPEMSRDFGAPGPRGVSGGTARFPLPPLPPGSAREESGGEFSRDHDPPPHTQHTACAPPSFCSPLSRERPARAAETPLEGGGPWVTWVGAAAILSLPPQRAVAQRVMAARQEEGLLRPERTGLPPPPALRAGPDTPACGSVGLRPSLVLAAL; encoded by the coding sequence ATGGTGGACGCGCTCCCGGAGATGTCGCGAGACTTCGGGGCGCCGGGCCCGCGCGGAGTCTCCGGCGGTACCGCGAGGTTTCCCCTCCCCCCGCTCCCGCCTGGCTCTGCTCGGGAGGAGAGCGGCGGCGAATTCTCGCGAGATCACGacccccctccccacacacaACACACTGCCTGCGCCCCGCCGTCCTTTTGTTCACCGCTCTCGCGAGAGCGCCCCGCGCGCGCGGCCGAGACGCCGCTAGAAGGAGGCGGGCCCTGGGTCACGTGGGTGggcgccgccgccatcttgtcGCTCCCCCCTCAGCGGGCAGTGGCGCAGCGCGTAATGGCGGCGCggcaggaggaggggctgcTGCGCCCAGAACGCACCGGCCTGCCTCCCCCGCCTGCCCTTAGAGCAGGCCCGGACACGCCAGCCTGCGGCTCTGTAGGGCTCAGACCATCCCTTGTGCTTGCTGCCCTGTGA